A part of Desulfobacter sp. genomic DNA contains:
- the htpG gene encoding molecular chaperone HtpG, with product MGAKKTRKFKTEVQQLLHLIIHSLYSNKEIFVRELISNASDAIDKARFKEQTEPDLFADDTDYHIRLAVDKEAKTFTITDNGIGMTFDEVNENIGTIAQSGTAAFMDALEKSKNETGLSPELIGQFGVGFYSAFIVADKVRLDTRAPGEEKGTRWESDGKGAYTVEEIDKAGRGTEITLYLREGEEGDQDFTEEYTIQNIVKKHSDFVTYPVIMNVEKNEPIPEEEIIKDSEGKPIGDTFRKVREDQTLNSMKAIWAKAKDEVTEDEHKEFYKHISHNWDDPCATIHKRFEGVTEYDVLMYLPAKAPFDLFRPERKHGMQLYCKRVFIMDDCKELLPEYLGFVQGIVDAPDLNLNVSREILQEDRLVRSIRKNLTKQIFSTLESMDKEKYEEFYNEFGQALKAGIPTDFTNKDRLAALLRYKTTKSGDEYVTLDQYIENMKEDQKEIYYLTGESLTSLANSPLLEALKSKDYEVLLMTDPIDEWVTQSLTEYKEKKLKSAEKGDLDVEKVDDEKKNEYSALLSFLKGKLESRVKDVVVSNRLKDSVSCLSGDDFGMSAYMEKILKASGQQTPDQKRVMEVNVNHPVMGKIKELFESDTTNPVLSDYSDLLYDIAVISEGGKLDNPAKFSAQLGDLMAKAI from the coding sequence ATGGGAGCAAAAAAGACACGTAAATTTAAAACAGAAGTTCAGCAGCTGCTGCATCTCATCATCCATTCCCTTTATTCCAACAAGGAAATCTTTGTCAGGGAACTCATTTCCAATGCCTCGGACGCCATTGACAAGGCCCGCTTCAAAGAGCAGACCGAACCGGATCTCTTTGCCGACGACACCGATTACCACATCCGCCTGGCCGTGGATAAGGAAGCCAAAACCTTCACCATCACGGACAACGGCATTGGCATGACCTTTGACGAGGTCAATGAAAACATCGGCACCATTGCCCAGTCCGGCACCGCCGCCTTCATGGACGCCCTGGAAAAATCCAAAAATGAAACTGGGCTTTCACCGGAACTCATCGGCCAGTTCGGCGTGGGCTTTTACTCCGCCTTCATCGTGGCCGACAAGGTCCGCCTGGACACCAGAGCACCGGGCGAAGAAAAGGGCACCCGCTGGGAATCCGACGGCAAAGGGGCCTATACGGTTGAAGAAATTGACAAGGCCGGCCGGGGCACTGAAATCACCCTTTACCTGCGCGAAGGTGAAGAAGGGGACCAGGACTTCACCGAAGAGTACACCATCCAGAATATTGTCAAAAAGCACTCCGACTTCGTCACCTATCCCGTGATCATGAACGTGGAAAAGAACGAACCCATCCCCGAAGAAGAGATCATCAAGGACAGCGAGGGCAAGCCCATCGGAGACACCTTCCGCAAGGTGCGCGAAGACCAGACCCTCAATTCCATGAAAGCCATCTGGGCCAAGGCCAAGGACGAGGTTACCGAGGACGAGCACAAGGAATTCTACAAACACATCTCCCACAACTGGGACGATCCCTGCGCCACCATCCACAAACGCTTCGAAGGCGTCACCGAATACGACGTTCTCATGTACCTGCCCGCCAAGGCCCCCTTCGACCTGTTCCGTCCGGAACGCAAACATGGGATGCAGCTTTACTGCAAGCGGGTCTTCATCATGGACGACTGCAAGGAACTGCTGCCCGAATACCTGGGATTCGTCCAGGGCATCGTGGACGCCCCGGACCTCAACCTCAACGTGAGCCGTGAAATTCTCCAGGAAGACCGGCTGGTCCGCAGCATCCGCAAAAACCTGACCAAACAGATCTTTTCCACCCTGGAATCCATGGACAAGGAAAAGTACGAAGAATTCTACAACGAATTCGGCCAGGCCCTGAAAGCCGGCATCCCCACGGACTTTACCAACAAGGACCGCCTGGCGGCCCTGCTGCGGTACAAAACCACCAAGTCCGGCGACGAATACGTCACCCTGGACCAGTACATCGAAAACATGAAGGAAGACCAGAAGGAGATCTACTACCTCACCGGCGAAAGCCTGACCTCCCTGGCCAACTCCCCGCTGCTGGAAGCCCTCAAGTCCAAGGACTACGAAGTCCTGCTCATGACCGATCCCATTGACGAATGGGTGACCCAGTCCCTCACCGAATACAAGGAAAAGAAACTCAAAAGCGCGGAAAAGGGCGACCTGGATGTGGAAAAGGTGGACGATGAAAAGAAAAACGAATACTCCGCCCTCCTCTCCTTTCTCAAGGGCAAGCTGGAATCCCGCGTCAAAGACGTGGTGGTCTCCAACCGCCTCAAGGATTCCGTCTCCTGCCTCTCCGGCGACGACTTCGGCATGAGCGCCTACATGGAAAAAATCCTCAAGGCCTCCGGCCAGCAGACACCGGACCAGAAGCGGGTGATGGAGGTCAATGTCAACCATCCGGTCATGGGCAAAATCAAGGAACTATTCGAATCCGACACCACCAACCCGGTGCTCTCCGACTATTCCGACCTGCTCTATGACATTGCCGTGATCTCCGAAGGGGGTAAACTGGACAACCCGGCTAAATTTTCTGCCCAGCTGGGAGACCTCATGGCCAAAGCCATTTAG
- a CDS encoding DUF1722 domain-containing protein, which translates to MRIWDIDPGFLNDQSLLGEHRELHGLMSIHINNKKGYSRHPETLRWQHSLTGLYQRHELLVSEMTLRGMNHNSPLDRPRGSLSWPEEWIDPPHTQFDLLRAKYTNKPGGRIPLPQNPMALWASHKYSVMARDPGLYRQLGPEVAQKKLTLASLSLSLAQTLRQPPEQGRLDNALDHMWGYVSGISALDRKDLDARRLFNEIQSLSISGEITYLTRSTALGELGAWF; encoded by the coding sequence ATGAGAATCTGGGACATTGACCCGGGATTTTTAAACGACCAGAGCCTGTTGGGAGAGCACCGGGAACTCCACGGCCTGATGTCCATCCATATCAACAATAAAAAGGGGTATTCCCGCCACCCGGAAACCCTGAGGTGGCAGCATTCCCTGACAGGACTTTATCAGCGCCATGAACTGCTGGTCAGTGAAATGACCCTCAGGGGCATGAACCACAACAGCCCGCTGGACCGCCCCCGGGGCTCCCTGTCATGGCCGGAAGAATGGATAGATCCCCCACATACCCAGTTTGACCTGCTCAGGGCCAAGTATACAAATAAACCGGGCGGCCGGATCCCCCTGCCCCAAAATCCCATGGCACTATGGGCCAGCCACAAATATTCGGTGATGGCCAGGGACCCGGGCCTGTACAGGCAGCTCGGGCCCGAAGTTGCCCAAAAAAAACTGACCTTGGCATCCCTTTCCCTCTCCCTGGCTCAGACCCTGAGGCAGCCGCCGGAGCAGGGCCGCCTTGACAATGCCCTGGATCACATGTGGGGATATGTATCCGGGATCAGCGCCCTGGATCGGAAGGATTTGGACGCCCGCCGCCTGTTCAATGAAATCCAGTCATTGAGCATCTCCGGGGAAATCACCTATCTGACCCGTTCAACCGCCCTGGGAGAACTGGGCGCATGGTTTTAA
- the cas6f gene encoding type I-F CRISPR-associated endoribonuclease Cas6/Csy4, translating into MDHYKEILLLPDPELPLPILMNALFSKFHKALCDLHSTDIGVSFPKQGQSLGNLMRIHGTSTMLIKLQELNWIGPMAGYCKIGDILPVPPQVKYCTVFRKQPTMSPAKLRRLIKRGSIAEDETNKYKSKMMSKGLAEPYIELTSSSTGHRHRRYIAFGPLQDKPVTGGFDKFGLSNTATVPWF; encoded by the coding sequence ATGGATCACTATAAAGAAATTTTGCTTCTACCGGACCCGGAATTGCCGCTTCCAATACTCATGAACGCCCTTTTCAGCAAATTCCATAAAGCTTTATGCGATTTGCACTCCACTGATATTGGGGTCAGTTTTCCTAAACAAGGGCAAAGCCTCGGCAATTTGATGAGAATCCATGGGACATCAACAATGTTGATAAAACTCCAGGAACTTAACTGGATTGGACCAATGGCAGGGTACTGTAAAATCGGAGACATATTGCCTGTTCCGCCACAAGTAAAGTATTGTACTGTCTTCCGCAAACAGCCTACCATGAGTCCTGCAAAATTACGCCGACTTATTAAACGAGGCTCCATCGCTGAAGATGAAACGAACAAATATAAATCAAAAATGATGTCTAAAGGCCTGGCAGAGCCTTATATTGAATTAACAAGCAGCTCTACCGGACACAGGCATAGACGATATATAGCGTTCGGACCACTACAGGACAAACCGGTTACAGGGGGATTTGACAAATTCGGTCTTTCCAATACTGCGACCGTACCCTGGTTTTAA
- the csy3 gene encoding type I-F CRISPR-associated protein Csy3 — MVKKKNTASVLAFEKKMVPSDGYMYGTTWEERGNWAPLRLKEKSVRGTISNRLKKTIQNDPAKLNKEVEKANLQTVDTCALEPGQDTMMLRFTLKFLGGIHRPSACNNADFRQSYRKAAQTYVEKTGFKELSRRYALNLANARFLWRNRVGAESIEVQVNALNKGAEQQWKFDAGTYSLRDMDIADENIDSLAKRIAQALSSDDDFLLIDVVCYAKIGKSQEVYPSEELVLDKGKGNKSKVLYAVNENAAMHSQKLGNALRTIDTWYPEFNDPAQGIGPIAVEPYGAVTNLGKAYRTPKAKQDFYTFFDSWANGEALNKIEDEHYVMAVLVRGGVFGESDK, encoded by the coding sequence ATGGTTAAAAAGAAAAACACTGCATCTGTTCTGGCATTTGAAAAAAAGATGGTACCGTCGGATGGGTATATGTACGGTACAACCTGGGAAGAGCGCGGCAATTGGGCACCGCTTAGACTTAAAGAAAAATCTGTTCGCGGCACTATCTCCAATCGTTTAAAAAAAACCATTCAGAACGACCCTGCAAAACTGAATAAGGAGGTTGAAAAAGCCAACCTTCAGACTGTAGATACCTGTGCACTTGAACCGGGCCAGGATACCATGATGCTCCGGTTCACATTAAAATTTTTAGGGGGTATCCACCGGCCGTCTGCCTGTAATAATGCTGATTTCCGTCAAAGCTACCGCAAAGCGGCTCAAACATATGTGGAAAAAACCGGATTTAAGGAATTATCACGCCGCTATGCCTTAAATCTTGCCAATGCCCGTTTTCTCTGGCGGAACCGGGTCGGCGCAGAGTCCATTGAAGTTCAGGTCAATGCATTGAATAAAGGCGCCGAGCAACAGTGGAAATTTGATGCCGGCACTTATTCCCTCCGTGATATGGATATTGCCGATGAAAATATTGACAGCCTTGCAAAGCGCATCGCACAGGCCCTGTCCAGCGATGATGATTTTCTTCTAATTGATGTTGTATGCTATGCCAAGATTGGCAAGTCACAGGAAGTTTATCCAAGCGAAGAACTGGTGCTGGATAAAGGGAAAGGAAATAAAAGCAAGGTTCTCTACGCTGTTAACGAAAATGCAGCAATGCATTCGCAGAAATTGGGTAATGCGCTACGCACCATTGATACCTGGTATCCTGAATTTAATGACCCGGCCCAGGGAATTGGCCCGATAGCAGTTGAACCCTATGGTGCCGTGACAAATTTGGGTAAAGCATACCGCACCCCCAAAGCCAAACAGGATTTTTATACGTTCTTTGATTCCTGGGCAAATGGCGAAGCTTTAAACAAAATTGAGGATGAGCATTATGTTATGGCCGTCCTGGTTCGTGGCGGTGTATTTGGTGAAAGCGATAAATAG
- the csy2 gene encoding type I-F CRISPR-associated protein Csy2, translating into MMNPILLIPHIQVQNANALSSPFTIGFPAMTAWLGAVHALERHLNAALNCKPAETISFQAVGVVSHQFKLHTYKGPGDYEFSIIGTGNPLIEPKNKKKNKPEGYAERPSFIEEARCHLEVSLVIACEGIDKSLEPDVIEQVGQILHSRMKIAGGDILKFQQPKFFRDFKQLKHRLMPGYALIERRELMIKAMEQGQDALDALIDYLAVHHNCEQQEKNGELEVTWSSQRKQTGPEGQRGWIVPIATGFHGISELGSAQNQRDSETPHRFAEAVVTLGEFRMSYRLKYIEDLLWHYHYDAENNLYLCQQDKHDTIEGF; encoded by the coding sequence ATGATGAACCCAATACTATTGATTCCCCATATCCAAGTGCAAAATGCCAATGCACTTTCCAGCCCGTTTACCATTGGATTCCCTGCCATGACCGCGTGGCTGGGAGCCGTCCATGCACTGGAGAGGCATTTGAATGCCGCTTTGAATTGCAAACCGGCAGAAACCATTTCATTTCAGGCCGTGGGTGTGGTCTCACATCAATTTAAGCTGCACACGTATAAAGGTCCCGGGGATTATGAATTTTCCATTATCGGAACCGGGAACCCCCTAATTGAACCCAAAAATAAAAAGAAAAACAAACCCGAAGGCTATGCAGAACGCCCCTCTTTTATAGAGGAGGCGCGATGCCACCTGGAGGTCAGTCTTGTCATCGCCTGTGAGGGAATTGACAAATCACTTGAGCCGGATGTGATTGAACAGGTGGGTCAAATACTTCACAGCCGTATGAAAATAGCGGGCGGAGATATTTTAAAATTCCAGCAGCCAAAATTTTTCAGGGATTTTAAGCAGCTTAAACACCGGCTGATGCCGGGGTACGCCCTCATTGAGCGGCGGGAACTGATGATCAAAGCCATGGAGCAGGGGCAGGATGCACTGGATGCATTAATTGATTATCTGGCTGTCCATCATAATTGCGAGCAACAAGAAAAAAACGGTGAACTGGAGGTTACATGGAGCAGTCAACGCAAACAAACCGGCCCTGAGGGACAACGGGGATGGATCGTCCCCATTGCAACAGGCTTTCACGGCATCAGCGAACTTGGGTCTGCCCAAAATCAAAGGGACTCCGAAACCCCGCATCGGTTTGCCGAAGCAGTGGTAACCCTGGGTGAGTTCAGAATGTCCTACCGACTTAAGTATATAGAAGATCTGCTCTGGCATTATCACTACGATGCTGAAAACAACCTGTATCTTTGCCAACAGGATAAACACGATACGATAGAAGGATTCTAA
- the csy1 gene encoding type I-F CRISPR-associated protein Csy1: MVDPAIQDFFQKRKDDWLKKNLNQSMTEEEIQLCNDECTDKFSLENWLPNAAKRAKQISISSHPCTFSHPSARKNKNGYVTPIIAKAERLPDGYLRAGNVDVEYDALGNAAAIDVYKFLTLSMKDGKTLLYHIETDSNVSKELLNIGTESYETLKEGFMAMVCSDTENITSSKLKQVYFPVGDDYHLLSVLSNSGLIFKLRSRLNYLRFSDEQKDKREKKYKGEFLEHGFSDVFELTTIGYGGTKPQNISVLNNQHRGKAYLFQSIPPHLDKRSVHFPRKSFFINSIWYRDIREPLKKLHGIFKTGLNSEIPRRNLESGRDHRIEEILDVIIERAAVLRSVSGSQYREESCALPDHQKIWLCHGFEQPRKEQDEWLETLCSDLATWIAAAYKKVIKKPVMLGPVERDYLKTFINFNREALR, translated from the coding sequence ATGGTAGATCCAGCAATTCAAGACTTTTTCCAAAAACGAAAGGACGACTGGCTTAAAAAAAATCTAAACCAGTCAATGACAGAAGAGGAAATCCAACTCTGCAATGATGAGTGCACGGACAAATTTTCTTTAGAAAATTGGCTTCCCAACGCCGCAAAAAGAGCCAAGCAAATCAGTATATCTTCCCATCCCTGCACTTTCAGTCACCCCAGCGCCCGAAAAAATAAAAATGGCTATGTAACCCCAATCATAGCAAAGGCAGAACGTTTACCGGATGGCTATTTAAGAGCAGGAAATGTTGACGTAGAGTACGATGCTTTAGGGAATGCCGCAGCGATAGATGTTTATAAATTTTTAACCTTATCAATGAAAGACGGAAAAACACTTCTTTATCATATTGAAACTGACTCAAACGTTTCAAAGGAACTTTTGAACATAGGCACAGAATCTTATGAAACCCTGAAAGAGGGTTTCATGGCTATGGTGTGCAGTGATACTGAAAACATAACCAGTTCCAAACTAAAACAAGTTTATTTCCCGGTTGGCGACGACTATCATTTACTTTCGGTACTCAGCAATTCAGGTTTGATTTTTAAATTGAGATCACGGCTGAATTATCTCCGGTTTTCAGATGAACAAAAAGATAAACGTGAAAAAAAATACAAGGGAGAATTTCTCGAACATGGTTTTTCAGATGTCTTTGAGCTGACAACCATAGGCTATGGCGGAACAAAGCCCCAAAACATAAGTGTTTTGAACAATCAACATAGAGGGAAAGCTTATTTATTCCAGTCTATCCCTCCTCATCTCGATAAACGAAGCGTTCATTTCCCCCGGAAAAGTTTTTTTATCAATTCAATCTGGTATCGTGATATCCGGGAGCCACTCAAAAAACTGCATGGCATTTTCAAAACAGGATTGAACAGCGAGATCCCCCGTCGGAATTTAGAAAGCGGCAGAGACCATCGTATTGAGGAAATCCTGGATGTCATAATCGAACGGGCCGCTGTGCTGCGTTCCGTGTCCGGGTCCCAATACAGGGAAGAAAGCTGCGCTTTGCCGGACCACCAGAAAATCTGGCTTTGCCACGGTTTTGAACAGCCCCGCAAAGAACAAGACGAATGGCTGGAGACCTTATGCTCAGACCTTGCAACGTGGATTGCAGCCGCCTATAAAAAAGTGATTAAAAAGCCAGTCATGTTAGGCCCTGTGGAGCGCGATTATCTCAAAACATTCATCAACTTCAACCGGGAGGCCCTAAGATGA
- the cas3f gene encoding type I-F CRISPR-associated helicase Cas3, which produces MMVTFISQCEKKALARTRRVLDAFANRIGDNTWQTVITSEGLLAVKKLLRKTASKNTAVSCHWIRSRARSEFIWVVGNKHKFDREGRVPVNTTIVNIPYRDDLNDWHYLPLIQSLACLAALLHDWGKACTRFQDKLKKSYKGRMGDALRHEWLSCLLLKALITSTQDPKTDKGWLTILAKGEIDESALLSMDLKAIEKPLEDLPPIAQLIAWLILTHHRMPLLPDKKEIKNEWQYEAADNINQLFEYIDKRWGYYNEIAAGTLGDCLHFPKGLISNSKLWLKNVKRWSGKLIGQQKLVEQIMKDTDRSYRPILYYARLSLMLADHYYSSLSKKESGPWKNTIDMIANTQKDGSAKQALDQHLVGVYEQAKRNARYLPKFERELPVTENTSALKQKSPVAKFRWQDKAERKIRAWADQQEDLPYGFFTVNMASTGCGKTFANAKVMLALTKDNDSLRYILALGLRTLTLQTGDDYRQRIFQNSDGSDLGVIIGSKAIADLHEDKGSKKSKAVFEEGAESQRFLMEDSTELFYDVDIPENELATILPHEKSRKLLYAPILVCTIDHIISATETTRGGRYILPALRLMSSDLVIDEIDDFTGADAIAIGRLIHLAGMLGRKVMISSATIPPALAEGYFNCYREGWQLFAKTRNAGPKIGCAWIDEFTTVVNDFGTADQDAANRQYAQAHQVFIKKRIGKLAQQPALRKADIISCQTAISSQETSETAKQETWFNVIIQDALKKHRSHHAIDPKTGLKVSFGVIRTANIQPCVSLAQYLLECDWPEKIAIKAMPYHSQQVLLLRHEQEKHLDSVLKRKEPQEEPPAAFQNGVIRGHLDALAEREHPPENVLFILVATPVEEVGRDHDFDWAIVEPSSYRSIVQMAGRVRRHRDQEVQTPNVGLLQYNWKAVRFGDKPYAQYFSHPGYEFKGKVIVNSKPFKASCGTYDLNKLVNTSSISENLNAIPRIDDNAKHGSRLASLEHAVTAHWLKNYKSKGPESLQGFISGHWYLTALPQALNLFREGLASLHLFRCFDSAGKTYFTLKDDRGKPVFYETTDDLVNQDDEGTYKITTTHLSTKAQQRLWLTRDYFQLLIREAEAREINYNHACLSFGELVIPEPREGSVTDYGYNDQLGLFKQEKK; this is translated from the coding sequence ATGATGGTCACCTTTATTTCTCAATGTGAAAAAAAGGCGCTGGCGCGTACCCGACGTGTACTGGACGCATTTGCCAATCGAATTGGCGACAATACCTGGCAGACCGTCATTACCTCAGAAGGGTTGCTGGCCGTAAAAAAACTGCTGAGAAAAACAGCCTCCAAAAACACAGCGGTCAGCTGCCACTGGATCCGCTCCCGGGCCAGGAGTGAGTTTATCTGGGTGGTGGGCAACAAACATAAGTTTGACCGGGAAGGCAGGGTTCCCGTGAACACCACCATCGTGAATATCCCCTATCGCGATGACTTAAATGACTGGCACTATCTTCCATTAATTCAATCCCTGGCATGCCTGGCCGCGTTGCTGCACGACTGGGGCAAAGCCTGCACCCGGTTTCAGGACAAATTGAAAAAGAGTTATAAAGGCCGCATGGGAGATGCTTTACGGCATGAATGGCTCTCCTGTTTGCTATTAAAAGCGTTAATCACCTCTACTCAGGATCCGAAAACAGACAAAGGGTGGCTGACCATTCTTGCCAAAGGAGAAATTGACGAATCAGCTCTATTAAGCATGGACTTGAAAGCCATTGAAAAACCGCTTGAAGATTTGCCGCCAATTGCCCAGTTGATCGCATGGTTGATACTGACGCATCATCGAATGCCGCTTCTGCCGGATAAAAAAGAAATTAAAAATGAATGGCAGTATGAAGCTGCCGACAACATAAATCAACTATTTGAATACATAGATAAGAGGTGGGGATATTACAATGAAATTGCTGCAGGCACGCTCGGTGACTGTCTTCATTTCCCCAAGGGTCTGATTTCAAACTCAAAGCTGTGGTTAAAAAACGTAAAGCGCTGGTCCGGTAAGCTGATCGGTCAGCAGAAGCTGGTGGAGCAGATAATGAAAGATACTGACCGCAGCTACCGGCCGATTCTTTATTATGCCCGCCTCAGCCTTATGCTGGCAGATCATTATTATTCGTCCTTGAGCAAAAAAGAGTCGGGGCCCTGGAAGAATACCATCGATATGATCGCCAATACCCAGAAGGACGGCTCTGCTAAGCAGGCATTAGATCAGCACCTGGTCGGGGTTTATGAGCAGGCCAAACGAAATGCCCGTTATCTGCCTAAATTTGAACGGGAACTGCCGGTAACGGAAAACACCTCCGCCCTGAAACAAAAAAGTCCTGTTGCTAAATTTAGATGGCAGGATAAAGCGGAAAGAAAAATTCGGGCATGGGCGGATCAGCAAGAAGACCTGCCATATGGCTTTTTCACTGTAAATATGGCCAGTACCGGGTGCGGCAAGACCTTTGCCAATGCCAAGGTAATGCTTGCATTAACAAAGGATAACGACAGCTTACGTTACATTCTGGCACTGGGTCTGCGGACTTTGACCCTGCAGACCGGGGATGACTATCGGCAGCGTATATTCCAGAACAGTGACGGCAGTGACCTGGGCGTCATTATCGGGTCCAAAGCCATCGCTGATCTGCATGAAGACAAGGGAAGTAAAAAAAGCAAAGCCGTTTTCGAAGAAGGGGCGGAGTCTCAGCGATTTCTGATGGAAGACAGCACTGAACTGTTTTATGATGTTGATATCCCGGAAAATGAGCTTGCCACGATCCTCCCCCATGAAAAAAGCCGCAAACTTTTATACGCCCCGATTCTGGTATGCACCATTGATCATATCATCTCTGCAACGGAAACGACCCGGGGCGGCCGGTATATTTTACCTGCCCTGCGCCTGATGTCTTCGGACCTTGTAATTGATGAAATAGATGATTTCACCGGGGCTGATGCCATTGCCATAGGCCGCCTGATTCACCTTGCAGGGATGCTGGGACGAAAGGTGATGATATCATCTGCAACCATACCGCCTGCCCTTGCGGAAGGTTATTTCAATTGTTACCGGGAAGGATGGCAGCTTTTTGCAAAGACCCGAAATGCAGGCCCCAAAATAGGCTGTGCCTGGATTGATGAATTCACAACCGTTGTGAATGATTTTGGAACGGCAGATCAGGATGCTGCCAACCGGCAATATGCACAAGCCCATCAGGTTTTCATCAAGAAGCGTATCGGGAAACTGGCCCAGCAACCGGCCCTGCGGAAAGCAGACATTATCTCCTGTCAAACCGCCATTTCCTCACAAGAAACATCCGAAACAGCCAAACAGGAGACCTGGTTCAATGTCATCATCCAGGATGCTTTAAAAAAGCACCGCAGCCATCACGCCATAGATCCCAAAACCGGCCTGAAAGTGTCGTTTGGCGTTATACGGACGGCCAATATTCAACCCTGCGTTTCCCTGGCACAATATCTTCTGGAGTGTGACTGGCCTGAAAAAATAGCGATAAAGGCGATGCCTTATCACAGCCAGCAGGTTTTACTGCTGCGCCATGAACAGGAAAAGCACCTGGATTCTGTACTGAAACGAAAAGAGCCCCAGGAAGAACCGCCCGCAGCATTTCAAAATGGTGTCATACGCGGGCACCTGGACGCCCTGGCTGAAAGAGAACACCCTCCTGAAAATGTTCTGTTCATCCTTGTGGCAACGCCGGTGGAGGAGGTGGGGCGAGACCACGATTTTGACTGGGCCATTGTTGAACCATCTTCTTACCGGTCCATCGTGCAGATGGCCGGGCGCGTCAGGCGCCACCGGGACCAGGAGGTGCAAACACCCAATGTGGGATTGCTGCAATACAACTGGAAAGCGGTGCGTTTCGGCGACAAACCGTATGCCCAGTACTTTTCCCACCCGGGATATGAATTTAAAGGTAAGGTGATTGTCAATTCAAAACCCTTCAAGGCATCCTGCGGCACCTATGATCTGAATAAACTGGTCAACACGTCATCCATATCCGAAAACTTAAACGCCATTCCCCGAATTGATGATAACGCCAAACACGGTTCAAGACTGGCAAGCCTTGAGCATGCAGTTACGGCCCACTGGCTTAAAAACTATAAATCAAAAGGCCCTGAAAGCCTGCAGGGGTTTATCAGCGGGCATTGGTATCTGACAGCACTGCCCCAGGCCTTGAACCTTTTTCGGGAAGGTCTTGCCAGTCTTCACCTGTTCCGCTGTTTTGATTCAGCAGGGAAAACCTACTTCACGCTCAAGGATGACCGGGGCAAACCTGTTTTCTACGAGACAACGGATGATCTGGTGAATCAGGATGATGAAGGAACATACAAAATCACAACAACTCATTTATCGACCAAAGCACAGCAACGGTTGTGGTTAACCCGGGACTATTTTCAGTTGTTGATACGAGAAGCTGAGGCGAGAGAAATAAATTACAACCATGCATGCCTTAGTTTTGGGGAATTGGTGATCCCTGAACCCAGAGAAGGCTCTGTGACGGACTATGGATATAATGATCAACTTGGTCTTTTTAAACAGGAGAAAAAATAA
- the cas1f gene encoding type I-F CRISPR-associated endonuclease Cas1 translates to MDQLTDLKAILHSKRANIYYLEKCRVMQKDGRVLYLSEAGKANQYWNIPIANTTVILLGIGTSITQAAIRMLASAGVLVGFCGGGGTPLLMGNEVEWLTPQSEYRPTEYLQGWVGFWFDKNKRFDVARIFQHARINFLLTVWGKDRDLKTAGFNAADPSIVAALETFHARMAQAATSSDLLLIEAELTKELYKYAAQKTKLDYFTRDREAADKANAFLNHGNYLAYGLGATTLWVLGIPHGFAVMHGKTRRGALVFDVSDLIKDTLILPWAFICARENASEQAFRQQCLQAFASHKALDFMFNQVKAAALKTDWEEIPS, encoded by the coding sequence ATGGATCAACTCACTGATTTAAAGGCAATTTTACATTCTAAACGAGCAAATATTTACTATTTGGAAAAATGCCGGGTTATGCAAAAAGACGGACGGGTTCTTTATCTTTCTGAAGCTGGAAAGGCAAACCAGTACTGGAACATTCCCATTGCAAATACAACCGTGATTTTGTTGGGTATCGGCACCTCAATCACGCAGGCCGCCATACGGATGCTGGCGTCGGCAGGCGTCCTGGTCGGTTTTTGCGGTGGTGGGGGAACCCCGCTGCTGATGGGAAATGAAGTGGAATGGCTGACACCCCAGAGTGAATACCGGCCCACTGAATATCTTCAAGGATGGGTAGGGTTCTGGTTTGATAAAAATAAGCGGTTTGACGTTGCCAGAATCTTTCAGCATGCACGGATAAACTTTCTGCTCACGGTATGGGGAAAAGATCGCGACTTAAAAACCGCGGGATTCAATGCAGCAGACCCTTCCATTGTAGCGGCCCTGGAGACTTTTCATGCCAGAATGGCACAGGCCGCCACCTCATCGGACCTGCTTTTAATTGAGGCAGAACTGACAAAAGAGCTATATAAATACGCGGCTCAAAAAACAAAACTGGACTATTTCACAAGGGATCGAGAAGCTGCGGACAAAGCCAATGCCTTTTTAAACCATGGTAACTATCTTGCTTACGGTCTGGGTGCAACAACACTGTGGGTTTTAGGCATTCCCCATGGTTTTGCCGTCATGCACGGGAAAACAAGACGCGGTGCACTGGTCTTTGATGTCTCCGATCTTATCAAGGATACTTTGATACTACCCTGGGCATTTATCTGTGCCCGGGAGAATGCAAGTGAACAGGCCTTCCGTCAGCAATGCCTTCAGGCGTTTGCCTCCCACAAGGCGCTTGATTTCATGTTTAACCAGGTCAAAGCGGCGGCCCTGAAAACAGACTGGGAGGAAATCCCATCATGA